Below is a genomic region from Treponema sp. OMZ 798.
ATCTTGATTAAAATGATAAAACCTGATATATTTGTGAGGAAATATTTAGGAGGACTTTATGTCAGAAAAATATGATTTGGTTATAATTGGAGGCGGTCCCGGCGGTATGGCCGCAGGAATTTATGCAGCCCGTTCAAAGTTAAAGACTGTTATTCTTGAAGAAAAGCCCAACCAGGGCGGACAGTGCTTCATAACAGAGGAAATCGAAAACTACCCCGGTTTCCCCGAATCTTCAGGTCCTGCACTAACCGAGGCCTTTCAAAAACATGCCGAGAAATTCGGTGTTGAGTTCAAAAGAGCAAGGGCCGAAAAAATCGAGCTTGTTCCCAATTCACCTACACGAATCGTTCACGGAAGTGACGGCGTAAAATATGAATGCTTGGCTGTTGTTGTAGCAACAGGTGCAAGCGCAAGAGAGCTCGGCTGTAAGGGTGAAAAAGAACACTGGGGTAAGGGTGTTTCATACTGTGCGACCTGCGACGGTGCCTTCTTTGAAGAATGCGAAATCGTAGTTATCGGCGGCGGAGACTCTGCTGTTGAAGAAGCTATGTACCTTACAAAATTTGCCGACAAGGTAACTATCGTTCACCGAAGAGATGAACTTAGAGCTGCAAAATCCATTCAGGACAAGGCCTTTGCCAATCCCAAGATGGCCTTTAAGTGGAATGCCGTTGTTGAAGAAGTTTGCGGAGAAGGTCTTGTAGACAGCGTTATCTTAAAGGATACAAAGACAGGAGAAACTTCCAAATTCGATACCGAAGGTGTATTCGTATTTATCGGACACAATCCTCAGACAGCCTTTATTCAGGGCTTGGTAGACCTCGATGAAAACGGCTACATCCTTACAAACGGAAAAATGGAAACAAACGTACCCGGCATTTACGGCGTGGGCGATGTTATTCAAAAAGAATCTCGCCAGGTTGTTACAGCCGCAGCCGACGGTGCCCTTGCAGGTATCTGGGCCGGTCACTATATCGACGATATCAAAGCCAAAATGGCTATGAAAAAATAAGGAGATACGATAAACAGTTCGGCGGGAATTCGGCCTCACTGTTTACAAAAAGTTTTTATAGGAGAAAAAAATGATTGAATTGACAAAAGAAAATTTTGAACAAGAAGTTCATCAGTCAAAGGGTGTAACCTTTGTAGATTTTTGGTCGGACGGATGCGTCCCTTGTAAACAATTAATGCCTGATGTTCATGCAATGGCAGAACGCCATGCAGGAAAGGCTAAGTTTTGCTCATTCAATATTGACGGTGCAAGACGAGTCGCCATGAAAGAGCAGGTCTTAGGTCTTCCTACAATGCTCATCTATGTTGACGGAGAGCGAAAAGACGGTGTTACAGGAAGCGACTTAACCATCGATCAAATCGAAGAGATGGTAAAAAAATACATCTAATTTTACTTAATTTTTAATCTTTTAAGCCGGAGGAAAGGTGATAAACTTTTTTGACGGCTTTTTAAAGATACGGTTTAATAGACCGTGGGCAGGTTCTCCCTGCCTCAATAAATTTTATCCTAGGAGGATGCTATGGTTGAATTGAAAACCAAAAAAGTCATCATCATTGGTGACCGAGACGGCGTTCCCGGGGAGGCTATTAAGCTCTGTGCAGAATCGGCAGGTGCTGAGGTTGTATATGCTGCAACCGAATGCTTTGTCTGAACAAGCGCAGGAGCAATGGACTTGGAAAACCAAAAGCGAGTCAAAGATTTAGCTGAAAAATACGGTCCTGAGAACGTAATCGTTCTTTTGGGCGGTGCAGAAGCCGAATCTTCAGGTTTAGCCTGCGAAACTGTTACAGTAGGCGACCCGACTTTTGCAGGTCCGTTGGCTGGAGTCTCGTTGGGACTCTTGTGCTATCACGTGGCAGAACCGGAAATTAAGAGCCAAATAGACCCTGCGGTCTATGAAGAGCAGGTAAGCATGATGGAAATGGTTATGGACGTCGATGCTATTATCGCGGAAATTTCGGAATACCGAAATAAAGGCTGCAAATTTCTGTAATGCCTTTCGGAGCTTATGAGTTTTAAACCATAGGCTTCTTTCGTGTTAGTCGGCGGTGCGGTTATACAAAAATGATTCCATTCTTT
It encodes:
- the trxB gene encoding thioredoxin-disulfide reductase, giving the protein MSEKYDLVIIGGGPGGMAAGIYAARSKLKTVILEEKPNQGGQCFITEEIENYPGFPESSGPALTEAFQKHAEKFGVEFKRARAEKIELVPNSPTRIVHGSDGVKYECLAVVVATGASARELGCKGEKEHWGKGVSYCATCDGAFFEECEIVVIGGGDSAVEEAMYLTKFADKVTIVHRRDELRAAKSIQDKAFANPKMAFKWNAVVEEVCGEGLVDSVILKDTKTGETSKFDTEGVFVFIGHNPQTAFIQGLVDLDENGYILTNGKMETNVPGIYGVGDVIQKESRQVVTAAADGALAGIWAGHYIDDIKAKMAMKK
- the grdA gene encoding glycine/sarcosine/betaine reductase complex selenoprotein A — protein: MVELKTKKVIIIGDRDGVPGEAIKLCAESAGAEVVYAATECFVUTSAGAMDLENQKRVKDLAEKYGPENVIVLLGGAEAESSGLACETVTVGDPTFAGPLAGVSLGLLCYHVAEPEIKSQIDPAVYEEQVSMMEMVMDVDAIIAEISEYRNKGCKFL
- a CDS encoding co-chaperone YbbN; amino-acid sequence: MIELTKENFEQEVHQSKGVTFVDFWSDGCVPCKQLMPDVHAMAERHAGKAKFCSFNIDGARRVAMKEQVLGLPTMLIYVDGERKDGVTGSDLTIDQIEEMVKKYI